In Calothrix sp. PCC 7507, one DNA window encodes the following:
- the psbN gene encoding photosystem II reaction center protein PsbN: MEPAIVLSISVCAVVIAITGWSIYISFGPPSKQLADPFDDHED, translated from the coding sequence ATGGAACCCGCAATAGTTCTTAGCATTTCTGTCTGTGCCGTGGTCATTGCCATTACTGGTTGGTCAATTTATATATCTTTTGGCCCGCCTAGCAAGCAGTTGGCAGATCCCTTTGACGATCACGAAGATTAG